One segment of Haloplanus natans DSM 17983 DNA contains the following:
- a CDS encoding CDP-2,3-bis-(O-geranylgeranyl)-sn-glycerol synthase — MISLVAGALWAMLPAYVPNNAAVLAGGGRPIDGGRTLDGRRLLGDGKTWRGTAVGTLVGIALAVALNVARPTVVAALGADLPAFPLRAAVGLALGAMLGDVGASFLKRRLGRQRGAAVPGLDQLDFVVGALALAALLAPAWTVSTFSLARLAVVVVATPLLHLTTNAGAYLLGLKTEPW; from the coding sequence ATGATTTCGCTCGTTGCGGGGGCGCTCTGGGCAATGCTGCCGGCGTACGTGCCGAACAACGCCGCCGTCCTCGCCGGCGGGGGACGCCCCATCGACGGCGGACGGACGCTCGACGGCCGCCGACTACTCGGCGACGGCAAGACGTGGCGGGGCACGGCCGTGGGCACGCTCGTCGGCATCGCCCTCGCCGTCGCGCTCAACGTCGCCCGCCCGACTGTCGTCGCCGCACTCGGGGCCGACCTCCCGGCTTTCCCGCTCCGGGCGGCCGTCGGCCTCGCGCTCGGCGCGATGCTCGGCGATGTCGGCGCCTCGTTTCTGAAACGCCGCCTCGGCCGGCAGCGCGGCGCCGCGGTCCCCGGCCTCGACCAACTCGACTTCGTGGTCGGGGCGCTCGCCCTCGCTGCGCTCCTCGCGCCCGCGTGGACCGTCTCGACGTTCTCGCTTGCCCGCCTCGCCGTCGTCGTCGTCGCCACCCCACTCTTGCATCTGACGACGAACGCCGGGGCGTATCTGCTGGGGCTCAAAACGGAGCCGTGGTAG
- a CDS encoding DUF502 domain-containing protein, translated as MSSWRRDVASGLVVVVPVLVILIVLNWLYSRVADLPIVDTLPPYYGVPVALVVFAMLVLSVGYLMRTTVGRLFETGLDSAMNRVPLIRVLYNASKLAVETALTGTEDLQKPVRLETWPGIHMTAFKTGQQTADGDEVLFMPTAPNITTGFVIEVSPDRIEETGESVEEALTRILSAGFAEDERAIDIEVDDVDDVPTGGEESAD; from the coding sequence ATGTCCTCGTGGAGACGCGACGTGGCCAGCGGACTGGTGGTCGTCGTGCCCGTCCTCGTCATCCTGATCGTTCTCAACTGGCTCTACTCGCGGGTAGCCGACCTTCCCATCGTCGACACGCTGCCACCGTACTACGGCGTGCCCGTGGCGCTCGTGGTCTTCGCCATGCTGGTGCTGTCGGTCGGCTACCTCATGCGGACGACGGTCGGACGACTGTTCGAGACGGGACTCGACAGCGCGATGAACCGCGTGCCGCTCATTCGGGTGCTTTACAACGCCTCGAAACTCGCCGTCGAGACGGCACTCACCGGGACCGAGGACCTCCAGAAGCCGGTTCGGCTGGAGACCTGGCCCGGCATCCACATGACGGCGTTCAAGACGGGGCAGCAGACCGCCGACGGCGACGAGGTCCTATTCATGCCAACCGCACCCAACATCACCACGGGGTTCGTCATCGAGGTCAGCCCCGATCGGATCGAGGAAACCGGCGAGAGCGTCGAAGAGGCGCTGACGCGCATCCTCAGCGCCGGGTTCGCCGAGGACGAGCGCGCCATCGACATCGAGGTCGACGACGTCGACGACGTACCGACCGGCGGCGAGGAGTCGGCCGACTAG
- the ribB gene encoding 3,4-dihydroxy-2-butanone-4-phosphate synthase — protein MRGESTGALERATAAFRAGDPVLVHDADDREGETDILYPAHAVTPAAVARMRNDGGGLIFVALTAAVADRFDLPFLHESVDHPANDHSDLGYDAHPSFSLTVNHRDGFTGVTDDDRALTIRRLGEVSGDETYGVDAFAGEFRTPGHVHILRGAPGLLDDRRGHTELGLALAHAAGAAPAVAGCEMLDDETGGALSTASAQAYARRHDLPFVEGAALIRALTE, from the coding sequence ATGCGGGGGGAATCCACCGGCGCCTTGGAGCGTGCGACCGCTGCCTTCCGGGCCGGCGACCCGGTGCTCGTCCACGACGCCGACGACCGCGAGGGCGAGACCGACATCCTCTATCCCGCCCACGCCGTGACGCCCGCCGCCGTTGCCCGGATGCGAAACGACGGTGGCGGCCTCATCTTCGTCGCGCTGACCGCCGCCGTCGCCGATCGGTTCGACCTCCCTTTCCTCCACGAGTCGGTCGACCACCCGGCGAACGACCACAGTGACCTCGGCTACGACGCCCATCCCTCCTTCTCACTGACGGTGAACCACCGCGACGGCTTCACGGGCGTCACCGACGACGACCGGGCGCTGACCATCCGCCGACTGGGCGAGGTGAGCGGCGACGAGACCTACGGCGTCGACGCCTTCGCCGGCGAGTTCCGAACGCCCGGCCACGTCCACATCCTCCGGGGGGCGCCCGGACTGCTCGACGACCGTCGCGGACACACCGAACTCGGCCTGGCCCTCGCCCACGCGGCCGGCGCCGCCCCCGCCGTCGCTGGCTGTGAGATGCTCGACGACGAGACGGGCGGCGCGCTCTCGACGGCCAGTGCGCAGGCGTACGCTCGCCGGCACGACCTGCCGTTCGTCGAAGGGGCGGCGCTGATCCGGGCGCTGACCGAGTAG
- a CDS encoding branched-chain amino acid transaminase, with amino-acid sequence MGFDEMREAGDVDTIWLDGEFVDWDDAQIHVLTHGLHYGTGIFEGVRCYDTEEGPAIFRWEEHLDRFYQSGKPYNLDIPFDREELTEATKELIRRQEIESCYIRPIAYYGYDMLGLNPESCPVQVAIAVWPWGAYLGEDALEEGVEVTIASWQKYASSQIPTNAKTTGPYVNSVLASLEAKREGYVEALLLNQAGNVAEGPGENLFLVRDGEIYTPGLAEGILDGITRNTVITLAEELGYTVHDDATISRGELNTADELFFSGTAAEVTPIRKVDNVVVGEGTRGPVTADIQGAFFDLVERRTDDHAEWFEYVDV; translated from the coding sequence ATGGGCTTCGACGAGATGCGGGAGGCCGGCGACGTCGACACCATCTGGCTCGACGGCGAGTTCGTCGACTGGGACGACGCGCAGATTCACGTCCTCACCCACGGCCTCCACTACGGGACGGGCATCTTCGAGGGCGTCCGCTGTTACGACACCGAGGAGGGCCCGGCCATCTTCCGGTGGGAAGAGCATCTGGATCGGTTCTACCAGTCCGGGAAACCCTACAATTTGGACATCCCCTTCGACCGCGAGGAGCTGACCGAGGCGACCAAGGAGCTCATCCGCCGCCAAGAGATCGAGTCGTGTTACATCCGTCCCATCGCCTACTACGGCTACGACATGCTCGGCCTGAACCCCGAGAGCTGCCCGGTGCAGGTCGCCATCGCCGTCTGGCCGTGGGGGGCGTATCTCGGCGAGGACGCACTGGAGGAGGGCGTCGAAGTCACCATCGCCTCGTGGCAAAAGTACGCCTCCTCGCAGATTCCGACCAACGCGAAGACGACGGGGCCGTACGTCAACAGCGTGCTGGCCAGTCTGGAGGCGAAACGGGAGGGGTACGTCGAGGCGCTGCTCCTGAACCAGGCGGGCAACGTCGCGGAGGGGCCGGGCGAGAACCTCTTTCTCGTCCGCGACGGCGAAATCTACACGCCGGGGCTCGCCGAGGGCATCCTCGACGGCATCACCCGCAACACCGTGATCACGCTCGCCGAAGAACTGGGCTACACCGTCCACGACGACGCGACGATCAGCCGGGGCGAACTCAACACGGCCGACGAACTGTTCTTCTCGGGCACGGCGGCCGAGGTGACCCCGATCCGCAAGGTCGACAACGTCGTCGTCGGCGAAGGGACGCGTGGTCCGGTCACGGCCGACATTCAGGGGGCCTTCTTCGATCTGGTCGAGCGCCGGACCGACGACCACGCCGAGTGGTTCGAGTACGTCGACGTCTGA
- a CDS encoding DUF120 domain-containing protein has translation MPETAAASTVGPDELAALKRVALAGGLDDRTKLSCSSLAEQLDASAQTASRRLQRLDDAGLLDREVLADGQRVTVTDAGVAWLRREYADYRRLFEADASLSLTGTVTSGMGEGKHYISLSGYMRQFRDRLGYEPFAGTLNVELTAESVRARAELEGLATEATPIDGWEDGDRTFGPATCYAARVESDAGTYEGAHVIVPERTHHDATQLELIAPVKLRNELALGDGDELTVHLGER, from the coding sequence ATGCCAGAGACCGCAGCGGCGTCGACGGTCGGTCCCGACGAACTCGCCGCCCTGAAGCGGGTGGCGCTCGCCGGCGGCCTCGACGACCGAACGAAGCTATCCTGTTCGAGCCTGGCCGAGCAACTGGACGCGTCGGCACAGACGGCGTCCCGGCGACTCCAGCGCCTCGACGACGCGGGGCTCCTCGACCGAGAGGTGTTGGCCGACGGCCAGCGAGTCACCGTCACCGACGCGGGCGTGGCGTGGCTTCGGCGCGAGTACGCCGACTACCGCCGGCTGTTCGAGGCCGACGCCAGCCTGTCGCTTACCGGCACGGTAACCAGCGGAATGGGCGAGGGAAAACATTACATCTCGCTGTCGGGCTACATGCGACAGTTCCGCGACCGCCTCGGCTACGAACCGTTCGCGGGGACGCTCAACGTCGAACTCACCGCCGAGAGCGTTCGCGCCCGTGCCGAACTCGAGGGGCTCGCGACCGAGGCGACGCCCATCGACGGCTGGGAGGACGGCGACCGGACGTTCGGCCCCGCGACGTGTTATGCGGCCCGCGTCGAGAGCGACGCCGGAACGTACGAGGGCGCACACGTCATCGTCCCCGAGCGAACCCACCACGACGCCACGCAACTCGAACTCATCGCGCCCGTGAAACTCCGGAACGAACTCGCCCTCGGCGACGGCGACGAACTCACCGTCCATCTGGGGGAGCGGTGA